A genome region from Scomber japonicus isolate fScoJap1 chromosome 15, fScoJap1.pri, whole genome shotgun sequence includes the following:
- the psmb8a gene encoding proteasome subunit beta type-8, giving the protein MALFDVTSFKSYSELREQILPAGRTHLVDRTNHYNFGTKSQEFAVPLGVDPSGFLKSCNHDGGVCIEMNHGTTTLAFKFRHGVIVAVDSRASAGRYLASNDVNKVIEINPYLLGTMSGSAADCQYWERLLAKECRLYRLRNNHRISVAAASKLLCNMMLGYRGMGLSVGSMICGWDKEGPGLYYVDDNGTRLSGRMFSTGCGNSYAYGVVDSGYREDMTVEEAYELGRRGIAHATHRDAYSGGVVNMYHMQEDGWIKVCKEDVSELIHRYRKGMF; this is encoded by the exons ATGGCTCTTTTCGACGTTACTAGTTTCAAGTCTTATTCTGAACTCCGTGAGCAGATACTTCCAGCAGGACGGACGCATCTCGTTGATCGTACCAATCACTACAATTTCGGGACCAAAAGTCAGGAATTTGCTGTACCTTTGGGTGTAGAT CCCTCAGGGTTTCTCAAGTCCTGCAACCACGATGGGGGTGTGTGCATTGAAATGAACCACGGTACAACCACCCTGGCCTTCAAGTTCAGACATGGAGTCATCGTGGCTGTGGACTCCAGAGCCTCAGCTGGCCGTTACTTAG CATCAAATGATGTGAACAAGGTGATAGAGATCAACCCCTACCTGCTGGGCACCATGTCAGGCAGCGCTGCAGACTGCCAGTACTGGGAGAGACTCCTGGCCAAAGAATGCAG ACTTTACAGGCTGAGGAACAACCACAGGATCTCTGTGGCTGCTGCATCAAAACTGCTGTGTAACATGATGCTGGGTTACAGAGGCATGGGCCTCTCTGTGGGAAGCATGATCTGTGGATGGGACAAAGAG GGACCTGGTCTGTACTATGTGGACGATAACGGGACACGTCTGTCTGGTCGGATGTTCTCCACCGGCTGTGGGAACAGCTACGCCTACGGTGTTGTGGACAGTGGTTACAGGGAGGACATGACGGTAGAGGAGGCGTATGAACTGGGCCGTCGGGGCATCGCTCACGCTACGCACCGAGACGCCTACTCTGGAGGAGTGGTCAACA tgtACCACATGCAGGAGGACGGCTGGATAAAGGTGTGTAAGGAAGACGTATCAGAGCTAATCCATCGCTACAGGAAGGgaatgttctga
- the psmb13a gene encoding proteasome 20S subunit beta 13a → MALSNVFETPAAGFNFDNASRNAALEGFFEGGQTPKPLKTGTTIAGVVFKDGVVLGADTRATSSEVVADKMCAKIHYISPNIYCCGAGTAADTEKTTDLLSSNLTIFSLNSGRNPRVVMAVNILQDMLYRYHGQIGASLILGGVDCTGNHLYTVGPYGSVNKVPYLSMGSGDLAALAILEDGFKHDLELEEAKELVRAAIHAGIMSDLGSGNNIDICVITRQGVDYIRPYKESEYKDKRKIKYRYRPGTTPVLTEKVVPLKLEVVKETVQRMDTA, encoded by the exons ATGGCGCTATCAAATGTCTTCGAAACTCCTGCAGCTGGGTTTAATTTCGACAACGCGTCGAG AAATGCTGCATTAGAGGGTTTTTTTGAAGGAGGACAAACACCTAAACCTCTGAAAACTGGCACCACCATAGCAGGAGTGGTGTTCAAG GATGGGGTGGTGCTGGGAGCAGACACTAGAGCCACATCCAGTGAAGTGGTGGCCGACAAGATGTGTGCAAAGATCCATTACATTTCTCCAAATATATA TTGTTGTGGAGCAGGTACAGCAGCAGATACAGAGAAGACCAcagacctcctctcctccaatCTCACCATCTTCTCTCTGAACAGCGGGAGAAACCCTCGTGTCGTCATGGCTGTCAACATACTACAGGACATGTTGTACAG GTATCACGGCCAAATTGGAGCAAGTCTTATACTGGGAGGAGTAGATTGCACTGGGAACCACCTGTACACAGTGGGGCCATATGGAAGTGTAAACAAGGTGCCTTACCTTTCTATGG GATCTGGTGACCTGGCTGCTCTCGCCATTCTGGAGGATGGGTTCAAACATGACCTGGAG ctggaggaggcgaAGGAGCTGGTGCGTGCTGCCATCCACGCTGGCATCATGAGCGACCTTGGCTCAGGCAACAACATTGACATCTGTGTCATCACCAGACAAGGAGTGGACTACATCAGACCCTATAAGGAGTCAGAGTACAAAGACAAGAG gaaaataaaatacaggTACCGTCCAGGGACCACACCAGTTCTGACAGAGAAAGTAGTCCCCTTAAAGCTGGAGGTTGTAAAGGAGACCGTGCAGCGGATGGATACAGCCTGa
- the psmb12 gene encoding proteasome 20S subunit beta 12 yields MEKRCMDSKVKGVSTGTTILAAIFDGGVVIGSDSRASIGGEYVSSKTINKVIQVHDRIFCCMAGSLADAQAVIKAARFQLSFHSVQMESPPQVIAAASVLKELCYQNKDELQAGFITAGWDRKKGPQVYVVALGGMLVNQPVTIGGSGSTYIHGYVDAKYKPNMNKEECLQFATNALALAMGRDNVSGGVAHLVVITETGVEHVVVPGNKLPKFHDE; encoded by the exons ATGGAGAAGCGCTGTATGGACTCAAAAGTCAAAGGAGTCAGCACAGGG ACCACCATTCTGGCTGCCATCTTTGATGGAGGGGTCGTGATTGGTTCAGATTCCAGGGCTTCCATCGGAGG GGAATATGTGTCATCTAAGACCATCAACAAGGTGATTCAGGTTCATGACCGGATCTTCTGCTGCATGGCCGGCTCACTCGCAGACGCTCAGGCTGTCATTAAGGCTGCAAggttccaactgtccttccacag TGTCCAGATGGAGTCCCCTCCACAGGTGATAGCAGCAGCATCAGTGCTGAAGGAACTGTGTTACCAGAATAAAGATGAGCTGCAGGCTGGCTTCATCACAGCAGGCTGGGACAGGAAGAAAGGGCCACAG GTGTACGTTGTGGCTCTAGGTGGGATGTTGGTGAATCAGCCTGTTACCATCGGTGGCTCAGGCAGCACTTACATTCATGGCTACGTTGATGCCAAATACAAACCCAACATGAACAAAGAGGAATGCCTACAGTTCGCCACGAATG CTCTTGCTCTGGCGATGGGCAGAGACAACGTCAGTGGAGGTGTGGCTCACCTGGTGGTGATCACAGAGACGGGGGTGGAGCACGTGGTCGTCCCTGGAAACAAGCTGCCCAAGTTCCATGATGAGTGA